A stretch of the Capsicum annuum cultivar UCD-10X-F1 chromosome 8, UCD10Xv1.1, whole genome shotgun sequence genome encodes the following:
- the LOC107840029 gene encoding endoplasmic reticulum-Golgi intermediate compartment protein 3 gives MERVFSKLRNLDAYPKINEDFYNRTLSGGIITLVASVIMLVLFINELGLYIHSHTETQLVVDTSRGGKLHIHFDITFPAVPCSLLSLDARDISGEEHFDIRHDIFKKRIDSHGAVIEVRQDGIGAPKIERPLQRHGGRLEHNETYCGSCFGAETADDQCCNSCEEVREAYRKRGWGMTNPDLIDQCKREGFVQKIKDEEGEGCNIHGSLEVNKVAGNFHFAAGKSFHQSTFQLFELVTLQPDNYNISHRVNKLAFGDSIPGVVNPLDGVQWTQEAQSGMYQYFLKVVPTIYKGVRGRTIDSNQFSVTEHFKSSEMGLFQTITGVYFFYDLSPIKVTFAEEHVSFFHFLTNVCAIIGGVFTVAGIVDACIYHSQRAIKKKVDLGKFG, from the exons ATGGAGAGAGTGTTTAGTAAGCTTCGGAATTTGGACGCTTATCCTAAAATCAATGAAGATTTCTATAACCGTACGCTTTCCGGTGGTATTATTACCCTTGTCGCCTCCGTTATTATGCTCGTTCTCTTCATCAACGAGCTCG GATTATATATCCACAGTCATACTGAAACACAGCTCGTAGTAGATACTTCAAGAGGAGGAaaattacatatacat TTTGATATCACTTTTCCAGCTGTTCCATGTTCGCTGCTCAGTCTTGATGCCAGGGATATTAGCGGAGAAGAACATTTTGACATA CGACATGATATATTCAAAAAGAGGATTGACTCCCATGGTGCTGTTATTGAAGTCAGACAAGATGGAATTGGTGCTCCTAAG ATTGAGCGGCCTTTACAGAGACATGGTGGCCGACTTGAGCATAATGAAACATACTGCGGATCATGCTTTGGTGCAGAAACG GCAGATGATCAATGTTGTAATTCATGTGAAGAAGTTCGTGAAGCATATCGAAAGAGAGGTTGGGGGATGACAAATCCAGATTTGATAGATCAG TGTAAAAGGGAAGGTTTTGTCCAAAAGATCAaggatgaagaaggtgaaggatGTAATATCCATGGATCTCTAGAGGTCAATAAAGTGGCTGGAAATTTTCACTTTGCCGCAGGCAAAAGCTTTCACCAGTCAACCTTTCAACTCTTCGAATTGGTTACCTTACAACCGGATAATTATAAT ATTAGTCACAGGGTAAATAAGTTAGCTTTTGGCGACTCTATTCCTGGAGTTGTAAATCCACTTGATGG GGTTCAATGGACGCAGGAAGCACAAAGTGGAATGTATCAGTACTTTCTCAAA GTGGTCCCTACAATATATAAAGGTGTTAGAGGCCGTACCATTGATTCAAATCAG TTCTCAGTGACCGAACATTTCAAGAGTTCAGAGATGGGGCTTTTCCAAACAATTACTGGAGTTTACTTCTTTTATGATCTCTCTCCAATCAAG GTGACTTTTGCAGAGGAGCATGTGTCGTTCTTCCATTTTCTCACTAATGTTTGTGCAATTATTGGAG GTGTCTTCACAGTTGCTGGAATAGTAGACGCATGTATTTACCACAGTCAAAGGGCCATAAAGAAGAAAGTGGATCTGGGGAAGTTCGGTTAA
- the LOC107840030 gene encoding protein LNK1 isoform X1, which produces MSDLQLYELDDISWDEVCPNDDHIVPHPSSRRANEPLSQNDSRKKPRHEVIVLTGNGGDQSTVKYANQQKEQVLSNRSPQMLEKDSWADAPDGAFSSPREKAIVGDVSSLPSENTRTSNRCIKSNNLESIESESSPNGCTLDDKNAAVGENSYNYPLGPISQADDDLSFLDNSCEDKDSNDLLYYNWPEIETFEDVDRMFRSCDSTFGFGPGNEDDLGWLSSSDVIEGSGDGLTSGFKFPCPASSALGITSASHETSNPKETNISTDNSGTENQSLGYNGSSWSSEKNESVNLSHLSYLNGSSNLECKLVPDKKKAEVHGGGVQVEIASNNQSRINNNIVNSMQKKHSKHQNRSEGKRKSGYLENGDTLNYTDSLPEEKKLPSGAVSTQANFASAGVLQQKQAQDPDFGYLGGSFSYMHSDYGHSDGSALHPTLPILKYESNGLVSLSPKDSYASNQVQSMEGSPDPSFQVVGMTRNEKVDKLFNQSGVKVENNRDFEGVGISIPTELGSSVVQECSSINSGLDEISEEAASFHQLQRVMEQLDIRTKLCIRDSLYRLARSAEQRHRHANLNIGSGDDTTGPLVSEGTHKCTGYIDIETDTNPIDRSIAHLLFHRPSDSAVTPARDSSTLKSPSMIHGSLSSTPVMSENLISHGEIAPQTDGEVADH; this is translated from the exons ATGTCAGATTTGCAGCTATACGAG CTTGATGATATATCTTGGGATGAGGTCTGCCCCAATGATGATCATATAGTGCCACATCCAAGTAGTCGACGCGCCAATGAACCACTCTCCCAGAATGATAGCCGTAAGAAACCTCGCCATGAAGTAATTGTTTTAACAGGTAATGGAGGCGATCAATCTACTGTTAAATATGCTAATCAGCAAAAGGAGCAAGTACTGAGTAATAGAAGCCCCCAAATGCTGGAAAAGGACTCATGGGCTGATGCACCTGATGGTGCATTCTCTTCTCCACGTGAAAAAGCCATAGTTGGAGATGTTTCAAGCTTACCATCTGAGAATACCAGGACATCCAATCGTTGCATCAAAAGTAATAATCTAGAATCCATTGAGAGCGAGTCCTCTCCTAATGGTTGCACTCTAGATGACAAGAATGCTGCTGTGGGGGAAAACTCTTATAACTATCCACTTGGTCCCATTTCTCAGGCTGATGATGATCTCAGTTTTCTTGACAATAGTTGTGAGGATAAAGACTCTAATGATCTCTTATATTATAACTGGCCTGAGATAGAGACCTTTGAGGATGTTGACAGGATGTTCAG GAGTTGTGATTCGACATTTGGATTTGGACCTGGTAATGAAGATGACCTAGGTTGGCTTTCATCATCAGATGTTATTGAAGGATCTGGAGATGGATTGACGTCTGGTTTTAAGTTTCCATGTCCAGCATCCAGTGCACTTGGAATTACATCCGCTAGTCATGAAACATCAAATCCAAAGGAAACGAACATTTCAACTGATAATTCTGGAACTGAGAATCAATCACTTGGCTATAATGGCAGTTCGTGGTCCTCGGAGAAAAATGAATCCGTGAATCTGAGTCATTTGTCTTATTTAAATGGATCAAGTAATTTAGAGTGCAAATTAGTACCTGACAAGAAG AAGGCTGAGGTACATGGTGGTGGAGTCCAGGTCGAGATTGCATCTAACAACCAATCaagaatcaacaataatatagTG AATAGCATGCAAAAGAAACACTCCAAGCACCAGAATCGCTCTGAGGGTAAAAGAAAATCCGGTTATCTAGAAAATGGAGACACACTCAATTACACTGATAGCCTTCCAGAAGAGAAAAAGTTGCCTTCTGGAGCCGTAAGCACTCAAGCGAATTTCGCATCTGCAGGTGTCCTCCAGCAAAAGCAAGCTCAAGATCCTGATTTTGGCTACTTGGGTGGTAGCTTCTCTTACATGCATTCAGATTACGGTCATTCAGATGGGAGTGCTCTCCATCCAACTCTaccaattttaaaatatgaaagcAACGGTCTCGTGTCTCTTTCCCCCAAGGACTCTTATGCATCAAATCAGGTACAGTCCATGGAGGGTTCTCCTGATCCTTCTTTTCAGGTGGTTGGTATGACAAGAAATGAAAAGGTGGATAAGTTATTCAATCAGTCTGGAGTTAAGGTTGAAAATAACCGTGATTTTGAAGGGGTTGGCATAAGTATTCCCACTGAATTAGGATCCTCAGTTGTACAGGAGTGCTCTTCTATAAATTCTGGGTTGGATGAAATTTCAGAAGAAGCAGCTAGTTTTCATCAGCTTCAACGTGTCATGGAACAG TTGGATATAAGGACAAAGCTATGTATAAGGGATAGCTTATACCGGTTGGCCCGGAGTGCTGAACAAAGGCATAGGCATGCTAATCTCAATATTGGCTCTGGAGATGATACTACTGGACCACTGGTTAGCGAAGGAACACACAA GTGCACGGGATATATAGACATCGAAACAGACACAAATCCTATAGATCGATCTATTGCACATTTGCTCTTCCACAGGCCTTCAGATTCAGCTGTTACCCCTGCCCGTGATTCCTCGACTTTGAAGTCGCCTTCAATG ATTCATGGGTCGTTGTCTAGCACACCAGTGATGAGTGAGAACTTGATCTCTCATGGAGAAATTGCACCTCAAACAGATGGAGAAGTTGCTGATCATTGA
- the LOC107840030 gene encoding protein LNK1 isoform X2, which produces MSDLQLYELDDISWDEVCPNDDHIVPHPSSRRANEPLSQNDSRKKPRHEVIVLTGNGGDQSTVKYANQQKEQVLSNRSPQMLEKDSWADAPDGAFSSPREKAIVGDVSSLPSENTRTSNRCIKSNNLESIESESSPNGCTLDDKNAAVGENSYNYPLGPISQADDDLSFLDNSCEDKDSNDLLYYNWPEIETFEDVDRMFRSCDSTFGFGPGNEDDLGWLSSSDVIEGSGDGLTSGFKFPCPASSALGITSASHETSNPKETNISTDNSGTENQSLGYNGSSWSSEKNESVNLSHLSYLNGSSNLECKLVPDKKAEVHGGGVQVEIASNNQSRINNNIVNSMQKKHSKHQNRSEGKRKSGYLENGDTLNYTDSLPEEKKLPSGAVSTQANFASAGVLQQKQAQDPDFGYLGGSFSYMHSDYGHSDGSALHPTLPILKYESNGLVSLSPKDSYASNQVQSMEGSPDPSFQVVGMTRNEKVDKLFNQSGVKVENNRDFEGVGISIPTELGSSVVQECSSINSGLDEISEEAASFHQLQRVMEQLDIRTKLCIRDSLYRLARSAEQRHRHANLNIGSGDDTTGPLVSEGTHKCTGYIDIETDTNPIDRSIAHLLFHRPSDSAVTPARDSSTLKSPSMIHGSLSSTPVMSENLISHGEIAPQTDGEVADH; this is translated from the exons ATGTCAGATTTGCAGCTATACGAG CTTGATGATATATCTTGGGATGAGGTCTGCCCCAATGATGATCATATAGTGCCACATCCAAGTAGTCGACGCGCCAATGAACCACTCTCCCAGAATGATAGCCGTAAGAAACCTCGCCATGAAGTAATTGTTTTAACAGGTAATGGAGGCGATCAATCTACTGTTAAATATGCTAATCAGCAAAAGGAGCAAGTACTGAGTAATAGAAGCCCCCAAATGCTGGAAAAGGACTCATGGGCTGATGCACCTGATGGTGCATTCTCTTCTCCACGTGAAAAAGCCATAGTTGGAGATGTTTCAAGCTTACCATCTGAGAATACCAGGACATCCAATCGTTGCATCAAAAGTAATAATCTAGAATCCATTGAGAGCGAGTCCTCTCCTAATGGTTGCACTCTAGATGACAAGAATGCTGCTGTGGGGGAAAACTCTTATAACTATCCACTTGGTCCCATTTCTCAGGCTGATGATGATCTCAGTTTTCTTGACAATAGTTGTGAGGATAAAGACTCTAATGATCTCTTATATTATAACTGGCCTGAGATAGAGACCTTTGAGGATGTTGACAGGATGTTCAG GAGTTGTGATTCGACATTTGGATTTGGACCTGGTAATGAAGATGACCTAGGTTGGCTTTCATCATCAGATGTTATTGAAGGATCTGGAGATGGATTGACGTCTGGTTTTAAGTTTCCATGTCCAGCATCCAGTGCACTTGGAATTACATCCGCTAGTCATGAAACATCAAATCCAAAGGAAACGAACATTTCAACTGATAATTCTGGAACTGAGAATCAATCACTTGGCTATAATGGCAGTTCGTGGTCCTCGGAGAAAAATGAATCCGTGAATCTGAGTCATTTGTCTTATTTAAATGGATCAAGTAATTTAGAGTGCAAATTAGTACCTGACAAGAAG GCTGAGGTACATGGTGGTGGAGTCCAGGTCGAGATTGCATCTAACAACCAATCaagaatcaacaataatatagTG AATAGCATGCAAAAGAAACACTCCAAGCACCAGAATCGCTCTGAGGGTAAAAGAAAATCCGGTTATCTAGAAAATGGAGACACACTCAATTACACTGATAGCCTTCCAGAAGAGAAAAAGTTGCCTTCTGGAGCCGTAAGCACTCAAGCGAATTTCGCATCTGCAGGTGTCCTCCAGCAAAAGCAAGCTCAAGATCCTGATTTTGGCTACTTGGGTGGTAGCTTCTCTTACATGCATTCAGATTACGGTCATTCAGATGGGAGTGCTCTCCATCCAACTCTaccaattttaaaatatgaaagcAACGGTCTCGTGTCTCTTTCCCCCAAGGACTCTTATGCATCAAATCAGGTACAGTCCATGGAGGGTTCTCCTGATCCTTCTTTTCAGGTGGTTGGTATGACAAGAAATGAAAAGGTGGATAAGTTATTCAATCAGTCTGGAGTTAAGGTTGAAAATAACCGTGATTTTGAAGGGGTTGGCATAAGTATTCCCACTGAATTAGGATCCTCAGTTGTACAGGAGTGCTCTTCTATAAATTCTGGGTTGGATGAAATTTCAGAAGAAGCAGCTAGTTTTCATCAGCTTCAACGTGTCATGGAACAG TTGGATATAAGGACAAAGCTATGTATAAGGGATAGCTTATACCGGTTGGCCCGGAGTGCTGAACAAAGGCATAGGCATGCTAATCTCAATATTGGCTCTGGAGATGATACTACTGGACCACTGGTTAGCGAAGGAACACACAA GTGCACGGGATATATAGACATCGAAACAGACACAAATCCTATAGATCGATCTATTGCACATTTGCTCTTCCACAGGCCTTCAGATTCAGCTGTTACCCCTGCCCGTGATTCCTCGACTTTGAAGTCGCCTTCAATG ATTCATGGGTCGTTGTCTAGCACACCAGTGATGAGTGAGAACTTGATCTCTCATGGAGAAATTGCACCTCAAACAGATGGAGAAGTTGCTGATCATTGA
- the LOC107840030 gene encoding protein LNK1 isoform X4, whose translation MSDLQLYELDDISWDEVCPNDDHIVPHPSSRRANEPLSQNDSRKKPRHEVIVLTGNGGDQSTVKYANQQKEQVLSNRSPQMLEKDSWADAPDGAFSSPREKAIVGDVSSLPSENTRTSNRCIKSNNLESIESESSPNGCTLDDKNAAVGENSYNYPLGPISQADDDLSFLDNSCEDKDSNDLLYYNWPEIETFEDVDRMFRSCDSTFGFGPGNEDDLGWLSSSDVIEGSGDGLTSGFKFPCPASSALGITSASHETSNPKETNISTDNSGTENQSLGYNGSSWSSEKNESVNLSHLSYLNGSSNLECKLVPDKKAEVHGGGVQVEIASNNQSRINNNIVNSMQKKHSKHQNRSEGKRKSGYLENGDTLNYTDSLPEEKKLPSGAVSTQANFASAGVLQQKQAQDPDFGYLGGSFSYMHSDYGHSDGSALHPTLPILKYESNGLVSLSPKDSYASNQECSSINSGLDEISEEAASFHQLQRVMEQLDIRTKLCIRDSLYRLARSAEQRHRHANLNIGSGDDTTGPLVSEGTHKCTGYIDIETDTNPIDRSIAHLLFHRPSDSAVTPARDSSTLKSPSMIHGSLSSTPVMSENLISHGEIAPQTDGEVADH comes from the exons ATGTCAGATTTGCAGCTATACGAG CTTGATGATATATCTTGGGATGAGGTCTGCCCCAATGATGATCATATAGTGCCACATCCAAGTAGTCGACGCGCCAATGAACCACTCTCCCAGAATGATAGCCGTAAGAAACCTCGCCATGAAGTAATTGTTTTAACAGGTAATGGAGGCGATCAATCTACTGTTAAATATGCTAATCAGCAAAAGGAGCAAGTACTGAGTAATAGAAGCCCCCAAATGCTGGAAAAGGACTCATGGGCTGATGCACCTGATGGTGCATTCTCTTCTCCACGTGAAAAAGCCATAGTTGGAGATGTTTCAAGCTTACCATCTGAGAATACCAGGACATCCAATCGTTGCATCAAAAGTAATAATCTAGAATCCATTGAGAGCGAGTCCTCTCCTAATGGTTGCACTCTAGATGACAAGAATGCTGCTGTGGGGGAAAACTCTTATAACTATCCACTTGGTCCCATTTCTCAGGCTGATGATGATCTCAGTTTTCTTGACAATAGTTGTGAGGATAAAGACTCTAATGATCTCTTATATTATAACTGGCCTGAGATAGAGACCTTTGAGGATGTTGACAGGATGTTCAG GAGTTGTGATTCGACATTTGGATTTGGACCTGGTAATGAAGATGACCTAGGTTGGCTTTCATCATCAGATGTTATTGAAGGATCTGGAGATGGATTGACGTCTGGTTTTAAGTTTCCATGTCCAGCATCCAGTGCACTTGGAATTACATCCGCTAGTCATGAAACATCAAATCCAAAGGAAACGAACATTTCAACTGATAATTCTGGAACTGAGAATCAATCACTTGGCTATAATGGCAGTTCGTGGTCCTCGGAGAAAAATGAATCCGTGAATCTGAGTCATTTGTCTTATTTAAATGGATCAAGTAATTTAGAGTGCAAATTAGTACCTGACAAGAAG GCTGAGGTACATGGTGGTGGAGTCCAGGTCGAGATTGCATCTAACAACCAATCaagaatcaacaataatatagTG AATAGCATGCAAAAGAAACACTCCAAGCACCAGAATCGCTCTGAGGGTAAAAGAAAATCCGGTTATCTAGAAAATGGAGACACACTCAATTACACTGATAGCCTTCCAGAAGAGAAAAAGTTGCCTTCTGGAGCCGTAAGCACTCAAGCGAATTTCGCATCTGCAGGTGTCCTCCAGCAAAAGCAAGCTCAAGATCCTGATTTTGGCTACTTGGGTGGTAGCTTCTCTTACATGCATTCAGATTACGGTCATTCAGATGGGAGTGCTCTCCATCCAACTCTaccaattttaaaatatgaaagcAACGGTCTCGTGTCTCTTTCCCCCAAGGACTCTTATGCATCAAATCAG GAGTGCTCTTCTATAAATTCTGGGTTGGATGAAATTTCAGAAGAAGCAGCTAGTTTTCATCAGCTTCAACGTGTCATGGAACAG TTGGATATAAGGACAAAGCTATGTATAAGGGATAGCTTATACCGGTTGGCCCGGAGTGCTGAACAAAGGCATAGGCATGCTAATCTCAATATTGGCTCTGGAGATGATACTACTGGACCACTGGTTAGCGAAGGAACACACAA GTGCACGGGATATATAGACATCGAAACAGACACAAATCCTATAGATCGATCTATTGCACATTTGCTCTTCCACAGGCCTTCAGATTCAGCTGTTACCCCTGCCCGTGATTCCTCGACTTTGAAGTCGCCTTCAATG ATTCATGGGTCGTTGTCTAGCACACCAGTGATGAGTGAGAACTTGATCTCTCATGGAGAAATTGCACCTCAAACAGATGGAGAAGTTGCTGATCATTGA
- the LOC107840030 gene encoding protein LNK1 isoform X5 has translation MLEKDSWADAPDGAFSSPREKAIVGDVSSLPSENTRTSNRCIKSNNLESIESESSPNGCTLDDKNAAVGENSYNYPLGPISQADDDLSFLDNSCEDKDSNDLLYYNWPEIETFEDVDRMFRSCDSTFGFGPGNEDDLGWLSSSDVIEGSGDGLTSGFKFPCPASSALGITSASHETSNPKETNISTDNSGTENQSLGYNGSSWSSEKNESVNLSHLSYLNGSSNLECKLVPDKKKAEVHGGGVQVEIASNNQSRINNNIVNSMQKKHSKHQNRSEGKRKSGYLENGDTLNYTDSLPEEKKLPSGAVSTQANFASAGVLQQKQAQDPDFGYLGGSFSYMHSDYGHSDGSALHPTLPILKYESNGLVSLSPKDSYASNQVQSMEGSPDPSFQVVGMTRNEKVDKLFNQSGVKVENNRDFEGVGISIPTELGSSVVQECSSINSGLDEISEEAASFHQLQRVMEQLDIRTKLCIRDSLYRLARSAEQRHRHANLNIGSGDDTTGPLVSEGTHKCTGYIDIETDTNPIDRSIAHLLFHRPSDSAVTPARDSSTLKSPSMIHGSLSSTPVMSENLISHGEIAPQTDGEVADH, from the exons ATGCTGGAAAAGGACTCATGGGCTGATGCACCTGATGGTGCATTCTCTTCTCCACGTGAAAAAGCCATAGTTGGAGATGTTTCAAGCTTACCATCTGAGAATACCAGGACATCCAATCGTTGCATCAAAAGTAATAATCTAGAATCCATTGAGAGCGAGTCCTCTCCTAATGGTTGCACTCTAGATGACAAGAATGCTGCTGTGGGGGAAAACTCTTATAACTATCCACTTGGTCCCATTTCTCAGGCTGATGATGATCTCAGTTTTCTTGACAATAGTTGTGAGGATAAAGACTCTAATGATCTCTTATATTATAACTGGCCTGAGATAGAGACCTTTGAGGATGTTGACAGGATGTTCAG GAGTTGTGATTCGACATTTGGATTTGGACCTGGTAATGAAGATGACCTAGGTTGGCTTTCATCATCAGATGTTATTGAAGGATCTGGAGATGGATTGACGTCTGGTTTTAAGTTTCCATGTCCAGCATCCAGTGCACTTGGAATTACATCCGCTAGTCATGAAACATCAAATCCAAAGGAAACGAACATTTCAACTGATAATTCTGGAACTGAGAATCAATCACTTGGCTATAATGGCAGTTCGTGGTCCTCGGAGAAAAATGAATCCGTGAATCTGAGTCATTTGTCTTATTTAAATGGATCAAGTAATTTAGAGTGCAAATTAGTACCTGACAAGAAG AAGGCTGAGGTACATGGTGGTGGAGTCCAGGTCGAGATTGCATCTAACAACCAATCaagaatcaacaataatatagTG AATAGCATGCAAAAGAAACACTCCAAGCACCAGAATCGCTCTGAGGGTAAAAGAAAATCCGGTTATCTAGAAAATGGAGACACACTCAATTACACTGATAGCCTTCCAGAAGAGAAAAAGTTGCCTTCTGGAGCCGTAAGCACTCAAGCGAATTTCGCATCTGCAGGTGTCCTCCAGCAAAAGCAAGCTCAAGATCCTGATTTTGGCTACTTGGGTGGTAGCTTCTCTTACATGCATTCAGATTACGGTCATTCAGATGGGAGTGCTCTCCATCCAACTCTaccaattttaaaatatgaaagcAACGGTCTCGTGTCTCTTTCCCCCAAGGACTCTTATGCATCAAATCAGGTACAGTCCATGGAGGGTTCTCCTGATCCTTCTTTTCAGGTGGTTGGTATGACAAGAAATGAAAAGGTGGATAAGTTATTCAATCAGTCTGGAGTTAAGGTTGAAAATAACCGTGATTTTGAAGGGGTTGGCATAAGTATTCCCACTGAATTAGGATCCTCAGTTGTACAGGAGTGCTCTTCTATAAATTCTGGGTTGGATGAAATTTCAGAAGAAGCAGCTAGTTTTCATCAGCTTCAACGTGTCATGGAACAG TTGGATATAAGGACAAAGCTATGTATAAGGGATAGCTTATACCGGTTGGCCCGGAGTGCTGAACAAAGGCATAGGCATGCTAATCTCAATATTGGCTCTGGAGATGATACTACTGGACCACTGGTTAGCGAAGGAACACACAA GTGCACGGGATATATAGACATCGAAACAGACACAAATCCTATAGATCGATCTATTGCACATTTGCTCTTCCACAGGCCTTCAGATTCAGCTGTTACCCCTGCCCGTGATTCCTCGACTTTGAAGTCGCCTTCAATG ATTCATGGGTCGTTGTCTAGCACACCAGTGATGAGTGAGAACTTGATCTCTCATGGAGAAATTGCACCTCAAACAGATGGAGAAGTTGCTGATCATTGA
- the LOC107840030 gene encoding protein LNK1 isoform X3: MSDLQLYELDDISWDEVCPNDDHIVPHPSSRRANEPLSQNDSRKKPRHEVIVLTGNGGDQSTVKYANQQKEQVLSNRSPQMLEKDSWADAPDGAFSSPREKAIVGDVSSLPSENTRTSNRCIKSNNLESIESESSPNGCTLDDKNAAVGENSYNYPLGPISQADDDLSFLDNSCEDKDSNDLLYYNWPEIETFEDVDRMFRSCDSTFGFGPGNEDDLGWLSSSDVIEGSGDGLTSGFKFPCPASSALGITSASHETSNPKETNISTDNSGTENQSLGYNGSSWSSEKNESVNLSHLSYLNGSSNLECKLVPDKKKAEVHGGGVQVEIASNNQSRINNNIVNSMQKKHSKHQNRSEGKRKSGYLENGDTLNYTDSLPEEKKLPSGAVSTQANFASAGVLQQKQAQDPDFGYLGGSFSYMHSDYGHSDGSALHPTLPILKYESNGLVSLSPKDSYASNQECSSINSGLDEISEEAASFHQLQRVMEQLDIRTKLCIRDSLYRLARSAEQRHRHANLNIGSGDDTTGPLVSEGTHKCTGYIDIETDTNPIDRSIAHLLFHRPSDSAVTPARDSSTLKSPSMIHGSLSSTPVMSENLISHGEIAPQTDGEVADH, encoded by the exons ATGTCAGATTTGCAGCTATACGAG CTTGATGATATATCTTGGGATGAGGTCTGCCCCAATGATGATCATATAGTGCCACATCCAAGTAGTCGACGCGCCAATGAACCACTCTCCCAGAATGATAGCCGTAAGAAACCTCGCCATGAAGTAATTGTTTTAACAGGTAATGGAGGCGATCAATCTACTGTTAAATATGCTAATCAGCAAAAGGAGCAAGTACTGAGTAATAGAAGCCCCCAAATGCTGGAAAAGGACTCATGGGCTGATGCACCTGATGGTGCATTCTCTTCTCCACGTGAAAAAGCCATAGTTGGAGATGTTTCAAGCTTACCATCTGAGAATACCAGGACATCCAATCGTTGCATCAAAAGTAATAATCTAGAATCCATTGAGAGCGAGTCCTCTCCTAATGGTTGCACTCTAGATGACAAGAATGCTGCTGTGGGGGAAAACTCTTATAACTATCCACTTGGTCCCATTTCTCAGGCTGATGATGATCTCAGTTTTCTTGACAATAGTTGTGAGGATAAAGACTCTAATGATCTCTTATATTATAACTGGCCTGAGATAGAGACCTTTGAGGATGTTGACAGGATGTTCAG GAGTTGTGATTCGACATTTGGATTTGGACCTGGTAATGAAGATGACCTAGGTTGGCTTTCATCATCAGATGTTATTGAAGGATCTGGAGATGGATTGACGTCTGGTTTTAAGTTTCCATGTCCAGCATCCAGTGCACTTGGAATTACATCCGCTAGTCATGAAACATCAAATCCAAAGGAAACGAACATTTCAACTGATAATTCTGGAACTGAGAATCAATCACTTGGCTATAATGGCAGTTCGTGGTCCTCGGAGAAAAATGAATCCGTGAATCTGAGTCATTTGTCTTATTTAAATGGATCAAGTAATTTAGAGTGCAAATTAGTACCTGACAAGAAG AAGGCTGAGGTACATGGTGGTGGAGTCCAGGTCGAGATTGCATCTAACAACCAATCaagaatcaacaataatatagTG AATAGCATGCAAAAGAAACACTCCAAGCACCAGAATCGCTCTGAGGGTAAAAGAAAATCCGGTTATCTAGAAAATGGAGACACACTCAATTACACTGATAGCCTTCCAGAAGAGAAAAAGTTGCCTTCTGGAGCCGTAAGCACTCAAGCGAATTTCGCATCTGCAGGTGTCCTCCAGCAAAAGCAAGCTCAAGATCCTGATTTTGGCTACTTGGGTGGTAGCTTCTCTTACATGCATTCAGATTACGGTCATTCAGATGGGAGTGCTCTCCATCCAACTCTaccaattttaaaatatgaaagcAACGGTCTCGTGTCTCTTTCCCCCAAGGACTCTTATGCATCAAATCAG GAGTGCTCTTCTATAAATTCTGGGTTGGATGAAATTTCAGAAGAAGCAGCTAGTTTTCATCAGCTTCAACGTGTCATGGAACAG TTGGATATAAGGACAAAGCTATGTATAAGGGATAGCTTATACCGGTTGGCCCGGAGTGCTGAACAAAGGCATAGGCATGCTAATCTCAATATTGGCTCTGGAGATGATACTACTGGACCACTGGTTAGCGAAGGAACACACAA GTGCACGGGATATATAGACATCGAAACAGACACAAATCCTATAGATCGATCTATTGCACATTTGCTCTTCCACAGGCCTTCAGATTCAGCTGTTACCCCTGCCCGTGATTCCTCGACTTTGAAGTCGCCTTCAATG ATTCATGGGTCGTTGTCTAGCACACCAGTGATGAGTGAGAACTTGATCTCTCATGGAGAAATTGCACCTCAAACAGATGGAGAAGTTGCTGATCATTGA